In Rhizobium sp. BG4, the genomic stretch TGCTGATGGTCAGCCTCATCGGCTATTCGATCCTGCTGTGGCAGGCGGGAAGCGCGCCGCTCGGGATGGTCGCCGCCGCTATTGCTCTCGGCTTCCGCATCACCGCCATGGCCGAATGGCTGCTGGATGCGGTGGCGTCGCTGTTCAACCATATGGGTGCGGCGCGCGACCAGCTCAGCACAATCGCTCAACCTGTCGACATTCCCGATGCACCTGATGCCAAGGAGTTGCGGCTCGATGGCGGGACGCTGCGCTTCGAAAACGTCAGCCATCACTATGGCAAGGGGCAGGGCGGTCTCGACCGTGTCAGCCTGCATGTCGCCGCCGGGGAGAGGGTTGGGCTTGTCGGCCGCTCGGGTGCGGGAAAATCGACGCTCGTCAATCTGGCACTGCGCTTCTTCGAGGCGGAGAGCGGGCTGATCACCGTCGATGGCCAGGATATCCGATCGGTGACACAGGAGAGCCTGCGCGGGTGCTTCAGCATGGTGGCGCAGAATGCGGCGCTGCTGCACCGTTCGGTGCGCGACAACATCGCCTACGGACGCGAGGACCTGCCGCAGGCGATGATCGAGGCGGCGGCAGCAAAGGCGCATGCCGACGGTTTCATTCCCGGCCTGCGCGATCAGCAGAGCCGCAGCGGCTATGATGCCCATGTCGGCGAGCGTGGGGTGAAACTTTCGGGCGGCCAACGCCAGCGCATCGCGCTCGCCCGCGCCATCCTGAAGAATGCTCCCATCCTTATACTGGACGAAGCGACTTCGGCGCTCGATTCCGAAGTCGAGGCGGCAATCCAGGACACGCTCTACGATTTCATGGACGGCAAGACGGTGATCGCCATCGCGCACCGGTTGTCGACGATCGCCCGCATGGACCGGATCGTCGTCCTAGATAGGGGCCGGATTGCCGAGGAAGGCCGTCATCAGGACCTGCTGGCGCGAGGCGGCATCTATCACCGGCTCTGGTCGCGCCAGTCCGGCGGCTTTCTCGGGGTCGATTCCGGAGATTGAGAAAAGGCCCGGCGCCGGAGCGCCGGGCTTTTGCGTCAGGCGGCTTTCGGCAGCGGGCCGACATAGACCGAGCGCGGGCGGATCAGCCGGCCGCGCAGCGCCTGTTCACGGGCGTGGGCGATCCAGCCGACGGTGCGGCCGATGGCGAAAACGCCGGTGAAGGCTTCGCGCGGGAAGCCCAGCGTTTCCAGCAGCAGCGCCGTGTAGAACTCGACATTCACATCGAGCGGCCGGTCGGGCTTGCGCTCTCTCAGGATCGAGATCGCCGCGGCCTCGACGGCCTCGGCAAGCGCCACACGGTCGGCATCCACCTGACCTGTCGCCGTCAGCGGCTTCAGGGCGCCCTTCAAGGCGTCGGCGCGCGGATCGCGGACGCGGTAGATGCGGTGGCCGAAGCCCATCAGCCGCTCGCCGCGATCGAGCGCGTCGCCAAGCCATGTCTCAGCCTTGGCGGGCGTTCCGATCGCATCCAGCATGTCGAGAACCGGGCCGGGCGCACCGCCATGCAACGGGCCCTTGAGGGCGCTGACTGCGGCCAGCACCGATGACGTCAGTCCGGCCTGGGTGGAGGCGATGACGCGGGCCGCGAAGGTGGAGGCGTTCAGGCCATGATCGGAAATCGTCACGAGATAGGCGTCGAGTGCCGCGGTCTGCTCGCGGCTCGGCTGGCGTCCCGTCAGCATCTTCAGAATGTCTGCCGACTGCGACAGGGTGGCGTCAGGCTCGATCGGACGATTTCCCTGCTGGAGCCGCAATACGGCAGGCAGGAAGACGGCGGGGGCGGACATCAGGCGGATGGCGGTATCGACGCCATCGCCATCCTGCAGGCGGGCGAGGAGGGCTCTCACGGCATCGACGGGCGGCAGTGCGAGGATCTGATTGTCGGCGGCGGCGACATGCGCGAAGACCTCTTTACGGGCCAGACCAAGGCGCTGCCGAAGCTCTTCTTCGGTGAGTGCCTCCGGCATCATGCCATCGAGCAACAGCGTCGCCGTGCTCTCATAGGTGCTGTTCGCCACGAGGTCATCCAGCGATACGCCGCGGATGATCAGCCGGCCGGCTTCGCCATCGACATCCGACAGCTGGGTTTCGGCGGCAATGACGTCTTCAAGACCATTCTTCATCG encodes the following:
- a CDS encoding ABC transporter ATP-binding protein, yielding MFRRFEELTDPFQSHADDTPPYRVWPFIFSTLNPLRGTVAASLALTAIGAVLEVWLIGYSGRLVDTLAAIRPDELWERHGSELTFAAFLLLVVRPGTAVLNEGLDDIVFRPNAVAMIRWRALRHVKRQSVGWFQNDFSGRIAWRVQELGNSATGVAYSVIHTITYVAIYIAGSFLLTASVDLRLVIPMLIWVALYFALMAYIIPRVREASQRFQEADSALSGMLVDTFSNIDTIKLFSRDQDEDRDSRRHLDITRRTFIRSQVLEVTVNSSMVFLSSLLMVSLIGYSILLWQAGSAPLGMVAAAIALGFRITAMAEWLLDAVASLFNHMGAARDQLSTIAQPVDIPDAPDAKELRLDGGTLRFENVSHHYGKGQGGLDRVSLHVAAGERVGLVGRSGAGKSTLVNLALRFFEAESGLITVDGQDIRSVTQESLRGCFSMVAQNAALLHRSVRDNIAYGREDLPQAMIEAAAAKAHADGFIPGLRDQQSRSGYDAHVGERGVKLSGGQRQRIALARAILKNAPILILDEATSALDSEVEAAIQDTLYDFMDGKTVIAIAHRLSTIARMDRIVVLDRGRIAEEGRHQDLLARGGIYHRLWSRQSGGFLGVDSGD
- a CDS encoding citrate synthase/methylcitrate synthase; translation: MKNGLEDVIAAETQLSDVDGEAGRLIIRGVSLDDLVANSTYESTATLLLDGMMPEALTEEELRQRLGLARKEVFAHVAAADNQILALPPVDAVRALLARLQDGDGVDTAIRLMSAPAVFLPAVLRLQQGNRPIEPDATLSQSADILKMLTGRQPSREQTAALDAYLVTISDHGLNASTFAARVIASTQAGLTSSVLAAVSALKGPLHGGAPGPVLDMLDAIGTPAKAETWLGDALDRGERLMGFGHRIYRVRDPRADALKGALKPLTATGQVDADRVALAEAVEAAAISILRERKPDRPLDVNVEFYTALLLETLGFPREAFTGVFAIGRTVGWIAHAREQALRGRLIRPRSVYVGPLPKAA